The Leishmania major strain Friedlin complete genome, chromosome 23 genome has a segment encoding these proteins:
- a CDS encoding metallo-beta-lactamase family protein-like protein: protein MLVLCRPLLLPHRGGGPLRPTDLVRCTFQPNLTSLTNQVNRNEHFLKFGNKNIPVGVPRVSRRDVRSISILHETPHLLVAGRNYANGFAGNQFLLVQKERKECIFVDAADDWPDDWVSFIATSGLRPTHFFLTHCHVDCIVNLNAFLAVMEHHFHVRLGLMWCPAEQSWVDVFPRACERYGRIEEMRQPLPMLQNSLYSHYTYAHQLGQRQRVLNEAAAAAEGGEDGAGTVAGGRGSASPRAPPRQLVRSSDILLSSATNRSTSFYEFGPHSVLHYVFTPGHSPGHMMLALPRERLLFTGDVLFYNGVGRVDLPWGSGERLAESLLTLEGYPDNTVLLPGHGRLTTLGRERRENRALRALYERRAAGDQQVSVGYNTGYL from the coding sequence ATGCTTGTGCTGTGCCGTCCTCTCCTGCTGCCACACCGAGGCGGAGGGCCACTTCGGCCCACCGACCTGGTGCGGTGCACCTTTCAGCCGAACCTCACCTCCCTCACGAACCAGGTGAACCGCAACGAGCACTTCCTCAAGTTCGGCAACAAGAACATCCCAGTGGGCGTTCCGCGGGTGTCACGGCGCGACGTGAGGTCCATCTCCATCCTGCACGAAACGCCACACCTGCTCGTCGCTGGCCGTAACTACGCTAACGGCTTTGCAGGAAACCAATTTCTGCTAGTGcagaaggagaggaaggaaTGCATCTTCGTCGACGCGGCGGATGACTGGCCAGATGACTGGGTTTCCTTCATCGCCACCTCCGGCTTACGCCCGACGCACTTCTTTCTCACGCACTGCCACGTTGACTGCATCGTCAACCTCAACGCATTCCTGGCTGTCATGGAGCACCACTTCCACGTGCGGCTGGGGCTCATGTGGTGCCCGGCGGAGCAGTCGTGGGTGGACGTCTTTCCGCGTGCTTGCGAGCGGTACGGTCGCATCGAGGAGATGCGGCAGCCTCTGCCAATGCTGCAAAACAGCCTGTATAGCCATTACACCTACGCACATCAGCTTGGCCAGCGTCAGCGCGTCCTGAAcgaggcagctgctgcagcggagggcggagaggaCGGCGCTGGCACGGTGGCTGGTGGACGCGGTTCTGCATCACCAcgtgcaccgccacggcagctgGTTCGTTCAAGCGACATCCTTCTCTCAAGCGCCACGaaccgctccacctccttttACGAATTTGGCCCTCACTCCGTGCTGCACTACGTCTTTACACCCGGCCACTCACCCGGGCACATGATGTTGGCCCTCCCACGTGAGCGGCTGCTTTTCACTGGTGACGTCCTCTTCTACAATGGCGTTGGCCGCGTTGACCTGCCGTGGGGATCAGGGGAGCGGCTGGCTGAGAGCCTGCTGACGCTGGAGGGATATCCAGACAACaccgtgctgctgcctggTCACGGCCGTCTCACCACGCTggggcgagagcgacgagAGAACCGCGCCCTACGTGCTCTGTacgagcgccgcgccgctggagaTCAGCAGGTGTCCGTTGGCTACAACACCGGATATCTGTGA